From Cryptococcus decagattii chromosome 13, complete sequence, the proteins below share one genomic window:
- a CDS encoding chaperone DnaK, translating into MAYPLRTTRPKRQSAVSSLMSKLTLFAFDVDVGTVIGIDLGTTYSCVAVQRGGKVEIIANDQGNRITPSWVAFTDEERLIGDAAKNQASNNPENTVFDAKRLIGRYFDDPDVKRDRRHWPFKIVNKEGKPMIQVNHRGDLRDFTPEEVSAMVLTKMKETAEAYLGHKVTHAVVTVPAYFNDAQRSATKDAGTIAGLTVLRIVNEPTAAAIAYGLDRTGKHESQIIVYDLGGGTFDVSLLSIEDGVFEVLATAGDTHLGGEDFDNRVIDYLVKQYKKKTDVDVTKNNRAMGKLKREVEKAKRTLSSQMSTKIEIEAFEGGNDFSETLTRAKFEELNMDLFRKTMKPVEQVLKDAGVKKDEIDDVVLVGGSTRIPKIQQLLKEYFNGKEPSKGINPDEAVAYGAAVQGGILSGEAGSSDVLLIDVCPLTLGIETTGGVMTKLIPRNSVVPTKKSQIFSTAADNQPTVRIQVYEGERSMTKDNNLLGEFDLNNIPPAPRGVPQIEVTFEIDANGILRVSAVDKGTGKSESITITNDQRRLSPEEIERMVQEAEEFADEDAAIKRKIEAMNGLQNFIFSLKSQINDAEGLGGKLSEDDKDTILSAIKEKTEWLDEHPQADAEDYEEQLSELQATVAPITSNLYGGAGGSSYDDEQMPFSHDEL; encoded by the exons ATGGCATACCCTTTAAGAACTACACGCCCAAAGAGGCAGTCTGCAGTCTCATCACTCATGTCCAAGCTCACTCTCTTCGCTTTT gacgtTGACGTTGGAACTGTTATCGGTATTGATTTGGGAACTACATACTCTTGTGTCGC TGTTCAGCGAGGTGGAAAGGTGGAAATCATCGCCAACGACCAGGGTAACCGTATCACTCCATCATGGGTCGCTTTCACCGATGAAGAGCGACTTATTGGTGACGCCGCTAAGAACCAGGCCTCCAATAACCCAGAGAACACCGTTTTCGACGCGAAGCGATTGATCGGTCGATACTTTGACGACCCTGATGTCAAGCGCGACAGGAGGCACTGGCCTTTCAAGATCGTTAACAAGGAGGGCAAACCCATGATCCAGGTCAACCACAGGGGCGACTTGAGGGACTTT ACTCCTGAGGAAGTATCCGCCATGGTCTTGAccaagatgaaggagacTGCTGAGGCCTACCTTGGCCACAAGGTTACTCACGCCGTTGTTACTGTTCCTGCTT ACTTCAATGATGCTCAGCGATCTGCTACCAAGGATGCCGGTACTATTGCCGGTCTTACTGTTCTTCGTATCGTCAACGAGCCTACCGCCGCCGCTATCG CTTACGGTCTTGACCGAACTGGCAAGCATGAGTCTCAAATTATCGTCTACGACCTTGGTGGTGGTACTTTCGATgtttctctcctctctaTTGAAGACGGTGTCTTTGAGGTCTTGGCTACTGCTGGTGACACTCACCTTGGTGGTGAGGACTTCGACAACCGAGTCATTGATTACCTCGTCAAACAatacaagaagaagaccgATGTCGATGTCACCAAGAACAACAGGGCTATGGGCAAGCTCAAGCGAGAGGTCGAGAAGGCCAAGAGGACTCTTTCTAGCCAAATGAGTACCAAGATCGAAATTGAAGCCTTCGAGGGTGGCAACGACTTCTCCGAG ACTTTGACTCGAGCCAAGTTCGAGGAGCTCAACATGGACCTTTTCAGAAAGACCATGAAGCCTGTCGAGCAGGTCCTTAAGGACGCTGGTGTCAAGAAAGACGAGATCGATGAC GTCGTCCTTGTCGGTGGTTCCACTCGTATCCCCAAGATTCAACAACTCCTCAAGGAGTACTTCAACGGCAAGGAGCCTTCTAAGGGTATCAACCCCGACGAGGCTGTTGCCTACGGTGCCGCTGTCCAAGGTGGTATCTTGTCTGGCGAAGCTGGTAGCAGCGACGTTCTTCTTATCGATGTCTGCCCCTTGACTCTCGGTATCGAGACCACTGGTGGTGTCATGACCAAGCTTATCCCCCGAAACTCTGTTGTTCCTACCAAGAAGTCCCAAATCTTTTCTACTGCCGCCGACAACCAGCCCACCGTCAGGATCCAGGTCTACGAGGGTGAACGATCCATGACCAAGGACAACAACCTTCTTGGTGAATTCGACTTGAACAACATCCCCCCTGCCCCTCGTGGTGTTCCTCAGATTGAGGTCACCTTTGAGATCGATG CCAACGGTATCCTCCGAGTCTCTGCTGTTGACAAGGGCACTGGCAAGTCTGAGTCTATCACCATCACCAACGACCAACGACGACTTTCCCCcgaggagattgagcgAATGGTTCAGGAG GCTGAGGAGTTCGCCGACGAGGATGCCGCTATCAAGAGGAAGATTGAGGCCATGAACGGCCTTCAGA ACTTCATCTTCAGCCTCAAGTCTCAGATTAACGATGCTGAAGGTTTGGGTGGCAAGCTTTCTGAGGACGACAAGGACACTATTCTTTCTGCcatcaaggagaagacCGAGTGGCTTGACGAGCACCCTCAAGCTGACGCTGAGGACTACGAAGAGCAGCTTTCTGAGCTCCAGGCTACCGTTGCT CCCATCACTTCCAACTTGTATGGTGGTGCCGGTGGTTCATCTTACGATGACGAGCAGATGCCTTTTAGCCACGACGAGCTTTAA
- a CDS encoding ribosomal protein L22, translating into MVRYASAHIAASNPEKFAKARGEYLRTHFKNMREVAAALSGMNLKKAYAYLADVQDHKQVVPFRRFAGGIGRASQAKQFKTTKGRWPEKSVKFILRLLKNAESNADAKDLDVEELIIKNIVVQQAPKTRRRTYRAHGRINPYQGHPCHIEIILSVPSSEVPRAKDLDTTSSKKAETIAAIEA; encoded by the exons ATG GTTCGATACGCCTCTGCCCACATCGCCGCGAGCAACCCCGAGAAGT TCGCCAAGGCTCGAGGCGAGTACCTCCGAACTCACTTCAAGAACATGCGAGAGGTCGCCGCTGCTCTTTCTG GCATGAACTTGAAAAAGGCCTACGCCTACCTCGCCGACGTTCAGGACCACAAGCAGGTCGTTCCTTTCCGACGGTTCGCTGGCGGTATTGGCCGAGCTTCTCAGGCCAAGCAATTCAAGACCACCAAGG GTCGATGGCCCGAGAAGTCTGTCAAGTTCATTCTCCGTCTCCTCAAGAACGCCGAGTCCAACGCCGATGCCAAGGACCTCGACGTCGAGGAGTTGATCATCAAGAACATTGTCGTTCAGCAGGCCCCCAAGACCAGGAGGAGGACTTACCGTGCCCACGGTCGAAT CAACCCTTACCAGGGCCACCCTTGCCACATCGAGATCATCCTTTCCGTCCCTTCCTCTGAAGTCCCCCGTGCCAAGGACCTGGACACCACCTCTTCCAAGAAGGCCGAGACCATCGCCGCTATCGAGGCTTAA
- a CDS encoding isoleucine-tRNA ligase, with protein sequence MPYFIRPPVLLPRFNACRRFATPVSSTASILQARLATTKANDSAQSKKKAYSHTLRLPKTPFPLKHKDVVATEKRYRSRTCDELYKQQYEGNPGSIFVLHDGPPYANGHLHMGHALNKVIKDVINRYNVIRGRRVHYIPGWDCHGLPIEQKALAAIGKLHTSMTPDQVRAQARQVALDAIDIQKTEMRALGVMADWDSEKNTYRTLDHDFEIRQLRLFQAMVQKGFVTHRLRPVYYSPSSRTALAEAELEYKDGHKSRSVYVSLPVQEDGMSGALKEIYESINQEGRRDLSLVIWTTTPWSLPGNSGVAVHNDMEYVVASNEQGRLFVLASERKEVMEKMMGPLKVVGELKGSQLVGTQYNHTFHPPSSPLPKPVVFAAGHVTSQTGTGLVHSAPAHGYEDYVAFAEAGIMPEKLRCPIDDDGKFTDELVSWAGAGDASVSSLVGKEVLGKGTDAMVDLLRERGILLADETIEHRYPYDWKSKKPIIIRATPQWFADVEHIKEDALAALEKVHFHPAQAHKRLVAFVLSRSEWCISRQRSWGVPIPALFDSAGQPLMTPDVLEHVIGVLDAKGVDYWWTGPVEEFVPPSHKGQQITKGFDTLDVWFDSGSSWTMLREANLRPRSFPLADVYLEGSDQHRGWFQSSLLTKIIGTDDRQAPYGTVITHGFVMDEEGEKMSKSAGNGLSPMQIIHGLEDSPAYGADVLRLWAASVDYTSDASIGPSSISHVNELLRRLRNTTRFILANTSGEDKIYLEPSSLRIIDRYVLHELASLEASVQEAYDGYNFSKAVHSISAFATSTLSTLYFDIIKDTLYCDPSNSTTRNNVIGVLQHVLLRLIQMMAPIVPHLSEELYENMDGPKKSSVFLETWKPDVSPDDYLKTEMDILLAIKPEVLKLVEEARSAKHIKTSSQSELSLQAQPGTPLDELLKRNSDMLSSLLSVSRVVLEKPSNDQTKPTSWRCSADTEIESSGLSLTLLPASHHQCPRCWLYTAEAEDKLCSRCALVIT encoded by the exons ATGCCATATTTCATTCGCCCTCctgtccttcttcctcgtttcAACGCCTGTCGCCGGTTCGCTACACCTGTTTCTTCAACGGCTAGTATATTACAAGCTCGCCTTGCGACAACGAAAGCCAATGACTCAGCGcaaagcaagaagaaggcataTTCCCACACTCTGAGGCTACCCAAGACGCCTTTCCCTTTGAAGCACAAGGACGTGGTCGCGACAGAAAAGCGATATCGTAGTAGAACGTGCGATGAGCTTTACAAGCAACAG TACGAAGGAAATCCCGGTTCTATTTTTGTGCTCCATGATGGACCCCCTTATGCTAATGGTCACCTTCATATGG GTCACGCCTTGAACAAGGTTATTAAAGATGTCATCAATAGATATAATGTTATAAGAGGAAGGCGTGTACA CTACATTCCAGGTTGGGATTGTCATGGTCTTCCCATTGAACAGAAAGCATTAGCTGCTATTGGA AAATTACATACATCCATGACACCAGACCAAGTCAGAGCGCAGGCCAGACAGGTTGCCCTCGATGCGATAGACATCCAAAAGACGGAGATGAGGGCATTGGGTGTCATGGCGGACTGGGATTCGGAAAAGAATACATACCGTACTTTAG ATCATGACTTTGAAATACGGCAGCTCCGACTTTTCCAGGCTATGGTTCAAAAAGGCTTTGTGACCCACCGCCTTCGTCCCGTCTATtactctccatcatctcgTACAGCCCTGGCTGAAGCTGAATTGGAATATAAAGATGGCCACAAATCTCGCTCTGTCTACGTATCTCTTCCTGTACAGGAAGATGGCATGTCTGGTGCACTGAAGGAAATTTATGAGTCAATAAATCAGGAAGGAAGGCGGGATTTGAGTTTGGTCATTTGGACGACAACACCGTGGAGTTTACCAGGGAATTCG GGTGTTGCTGTTCATAACGACATGGAGTACGTTGTAGCTTCAAATGAACAAGGCCGCCTGTTTGTCCTCGCCTcagagaggaaggaagtgaTGGAAAAAATGATGGGTCCTCTCAAGGTTGTCGGAGAGTTAAAAG GTTCCCAACTCGTCGGGACCCAATACAACCACACCTTCCACcccccatcttctcctctccccaAACCTGTCGTCTTCGCCGCCGGCCACGTTACATCACAAACCGGTACTGGTCTCGTCCATTCTGCACCTGCTCATGGATATGAAGATTACGTCGCCTTTGCCGAAGCTGGTATCATGCCCGAGAAACTTCGGTGCCCTATCGACGATGACGGTAAATTCACAGACGAGCTTGTCAGCTGGGCTGGAGCCGGGGACGCATCTGTATCTTCGCTTGTGGGGAAAGAGGTTCTCGGAAAGGGTACAGATGCGATGGTGGATTTGCTTCGCGAGAGGGGTATTCTCCTGGCGGACGAGACCATTGAGCATCGTTATCCATACGACTGGAAGTCGAAGAAACCTATTATCATTCGTGCCACGCCTCAATGGTTCGCTGACGTTGAACATATCAAGGAAGACGCTTTGGCGGCTCTTGAAAAAGTTCATTTCCACCCTGCGCAAG CACACAAGCGTCTTGTGGCATTCGTACTCTCTAGATCTGAATGGTGTATCTCTCGTCAACGAAGTTGGGGTGTTCCCATTCCCGCACTCTTCGATAGCGCCGGCCAACCACTCATGACACCTGACGTGTTGGAACATGTCATCGGCGTTCTCGACGCCAAGGGCGTCGATTACTGGTGGACCGGCCCTGTAGAAGAATTcgttcctccttctcataAGGGCCAGCAGATCACAAAAGGTTTCGATACGCTTGACGTATGGTTCGATAGCGGATCCTCTTGGACCATGCTTCGTGAAGCGAATCTCCGACCACGATCTTTCCCTCTGGCTGATGTTTACCTGGAGGGGTCTGATCAACATCGCGGTTGGTTCCAGTCTTCACTCCTGACTAAAATCATCGGTACCGATGATCGACAAGCTCCTTATGGTACAGTGATTACACATGGTTTCgtgatggatgaggaaggtgagAAGATGAGTAAATCAGCTGGGAACGGTCTTTCTCCGATGCAAATCATACATGGTCTAGAG GACTCACCTGCGTACGGTGCAGATGTCCTTAGGTTATGGGCAGCATCCGTTGATTATACCAGTGACGCCTCTATTGGCCCATCTTCAATATCTCATGTGAACGAACTTCTCAGAAGATTACGCAATACTACACGTTTCATTCTCGCCAATACCTCTGGCGAAGATAAGATCTACTTGGAACCATCATCACTACGAATA ATCGATCGCTATGTTTTGCACGAGCTCGCAAGTCTTGAAGCATCAGTCCAGGAAGCATACGACGGATATAATTTTAGTAAAG CTGTTCACTCAATATCTGCCTTTGCTACTTCTACCCTTTCTACCCTATATTTTGATATCATCAAGGATACCCTTTACTGTGATCCTAGCAACAGTACCACCAGAAACAATGTCATTGGCGTTTTGCAACAT GTTCTCTTGCGTTTGATCCAAATGATGGCGCCTATTGTACCCCACCTTAGTGAAGAGCTTTATGAGAATATGGATGGTCCTAAAAAGTCTTCCGTGTTCTTAGAAACCTGGAAGCCAGATGTGAGTCCTG ATGACTACTTGAAAACTGAGATGGATATCCTTTTGGCGATCAAGCCTGAAGTGTTGAAACTTGTTGAAGAGGCGCGTTCTGCAAA GCATATCAAAACATCAAGCCAATCAGAGCTGTCCCTGCAGGCCCAACCCGGTACTCCTCTCGATGAACTTTTGAAGCGTAACT CCGATATGCTGTCCAGCCTTTTGAGTGTTTCCAGGGTTGTCCTCGAAAAGCCCTCAAACGACCAAACAAAGCCTACATCATGGCGTTGTAGCGCCGATACAGAGATAGAATCCAGCGGTCTGTCACTTACTCTTCTCCCTGcttctcatcatcagtGTCCTCGTTGCTGGTTATACACAGCAGAGGCTGAAGATAAACTCTGCTCGCGTTGCGCTTTGGTGATAACATAG